The genomic segment ATGTGCCGCAGTGTCATGTCGGCCACGGAAAGGGACAGGGTCTTCATGCCGAGGGCGCTGAGGAGTTTGGCGAGGTGGATGAGCTGTCCCGCGCGTAACTGCTGGTACTTGTCGGTGGGGTCGGGCCTGCGGACGTGCTTCACGTAGGCCGCGAGGCGGCTCCTGTCCCGGGGGCGTGGCCCCGGGGGCGTCGCGTGCATCTCCTCGAGAAGCATCTCTTCGGCGACGGCTATGGCGTCGTCCAGGTACTGCGTCGTCGTCATGATCCCTCCCGGGAGGTCGCCGGCCCACTGCCGGTGTGCTGGGTCAGCGGCGTATCCAGTGCACTGCCACCACGGAGTCGTGCCCCGCCTTCTTCAGGGCCTCGGCCACGGCGGCGTTGATCCGCAGTTTCTGTTCCGTCTCGGTCGCCTCCACCGCGTACGGCCGGACGGAGAGCGGCCACTGGTCCCGCGCCAGATCCTCGATCCGGAACCGGAAGCGGTCGAACTGCCTGACCGCCTCGCGGATCGTGGCGGCGAAGACCGTGTCCCCCGCCGTGCCCGCGTGCCGCTTGACGATGAGGCCCAGGACCGCCGTCGGGCGGTACGGGTCGCCGCGCTCCACCGGGCTGCCCGCGAACTTCGCGTAGTCGTCCATGCTCACGCGGCAGTTGAGTCGCAAGGCGCAGACGGTGACGCCCTTCCCCGGGTCTCCGTACGCGTACGACACGTCGGCCACGCTGCCGGTCAGCACGTCGTCCGTGTCGGGCGGCTGGTGCGTCGCCTTCCACTCCTCGTCCTGGCGCGCGTCGTCGAAGCAGACCCTGGGGAGCCGGACGTCCTCGCCCTCGGCGAAGGTGAGGTTCAGGAGCGCGAGGTCCGAGCGCCGGTCGTGGTCGTGCACCTTCCCCATGGCCTGCTTCCCGTCGGAGAGGCGGAGCATGACCAGGTCGAGGCCCTTGAGCTCGCGGTCCTTGAGGCAGTGCGCGGCGGTGAGGGCGAACTCCCGGGTGAGGCGGACTCCCGAGCCGCGTCGGCAGCTGTCGCCCTGTCCGAGACCTTCGTCCTGCCCGCAGTCGGCCCCTCGGCGGCATTCGGCACCCTGTCGGCAGCCGCTCCGGAAGATCTCGATGAAGTGTTCGTCGTACACCACGGGCCAGCCCCCCGTCCCGGACCCTGAGCGAACCCCCGATTTCGCCCGGAAGACGCCATGGTAACCAGAATTGGTTGCCGCGGAATGGGCCTGTGGCACATCTCAGGGAATATTCAGTCCGGGACGACCGGCCGCGCTCTGCGGATTCGAGAAAACCTCGAACGCTTCAACCACGTCAGCCACTTCCGCCTCATCGAGATCCTTTCGGGGTGAATCTCGGAACGCAGCAGATCGAGGAGACGGTGATCCGCTTTTCTTGATTTTTTCACGGCCTTTTTGAACTCGACCCAGTACGCGTCGTTGTCGCTGATCCGCGGGTTGTTGTCCTGCTGGGTGCACCACGACCCCCAGGCCAGTTTCCACCGCCGCCGGGCCGCGAAGGCGCGCTTGCAGGCGGTGAGGAGCGCGTCGCTGCCGTAGATCTCCAGGCGGGCGAGGAGCGGGGACATGTCGTCGGCGGGGACCGGCGCGCCGGGCGGGCGTTCGGGGAAGGCGCCGGTCCTGCGGACCGTCTCCCTGAGGTCCGCCATCCGCCTGACGGCGATCATGACTTCGTCGTAGACGGCCATACGCCGGTCCCACACGCGGTTCTCGTGCTCGCGTCTGGTCGTGGCCCGCTGGATGAGCCACGCGCTGGAGAACGTGGCCAGGGCGCCGAACGCCGTGCCGGTGAGCGCCGCTTCGGCCGGTGTCAGTCCCATGGCGTCATCATGACGCGACGGCGCGCCCGGCGCCCCCGGCTGAACGGGGAACACCGGGCGCTCGTTCGTTCAGGGAGGGCTACGCGTCCTTCAACTCCTGCCGCTGCCGCCCAAGCCCCTCGATCTCCAGCTCCACCACATCACCGGCCCGCAGATACGGCTTCGGCTCCGGCTGCCCCATCGCCACGCCCGCCGGCGTCCCCGTGTTGATCACGTCACCGGGGTACAGCGTCATGAACTGGCTCACGTAGCGCACCACTTCGGCGACCGGGAAGATCTGGTCGGCGGTCGTGCCGTTCTGCTTCAGCTCGCCGTTGACCCAGAGCTTGAGGGACAGGGCCTGCGGGTCGGCGATCTCGTCCGCCGTGACGAGCCAGGGGCCCAGCGGGTTGAACGTCTCGCAGTTCTTGCCCTTGTCCCAGGTGCCGCCCCGCTCGATCTGGAACTCCCGCTCGGACACGTCGTGCGCCACCGCGTACCCCGCGACGTGCGCGAGCGCCTCCTCGTCCGACTCCAGGTAGCGCGCCGTACGTCCGATGACCACGGCGAGCTCGACCTCCCAGTCCGTCTTCACGGAGCGGCGCGGCACCAGGACGGTGTCGTCGGGGCCGACGACCGTGTCCGCCGCCTTGAAGAAGACGACGGGCTCGGCGGGCGGCTCGGCGCCGGTCTCGCGGGCGTGGTCGTGGTAGTTCAGGCCGATGCAGACGACCTTGCCTATCCGCCCCACCGGCGGGCCTACGCGCAGCCCGTCCGCGTCGAGTACGGGCAGGTCACCGGCGTCGGCGGCGGCCCTGATCCGGTCCAGCGCGGCCGCGTCGGCGAGCACGCTGCCGTCGATGTCGGCGACCACCCCCGACAGGTCCCTGAGGGTTCCCTGGGCGTCGAGGAGCGCGGGGCGCTCCGCGCCTGACGTACCGACTCGCAGCAGCTTCATGGTCAGACTCCATTCCTTCGGTAGCCCGGCCGATGGGATGCGGCCATCGGAGGTTTGGTCGATCGTCCAAGGTCGCCGTCCGCTCCGCAATACCCCGTTCACGTACTGGACCGTTACCCAGCGGTAGCCAGGGCTCCCGCCGTGCCCGGCATGTCCCGGTACAGCACGGCTCGTTCGACCGCGCTCCACGTCGTACTGGTCACCACGTACAGCGCGGCGGCCAGCGGCACGACAGCGACCGTGAACAGAGTCATGAACGACATCAGCGGCATCACCTTCGTGATCGCGCCCATACCGGGCACCTGCTGGTCACCGCCCTGGGGCAGCGGGTTGGCCGCCATCTGCGACTTCGTGCGCCGGTAGTTGAACGTGGCGACGGCCGCGACCAGCAGGAACAGTCCTACGTAGACCAGCCCCTGCGCCCCGAACACTCCACCGTCGGCCAGCGCGTCCGTCCACCGGCCGCCGAGCGGGGCCGCGAAGAGCGTGTGGTCGAGGAGCGTGTTGGCCTCGCCGCCGATGCTGGAGCTGGAGAACAGGTGGTAGAGCAGGAAGAACGCCGGCAGCTGGAAGAGGCTGGGCAGGCACCCGGAGAGCGGCGACACCTGCTCCTTGCGGTGCAGTTCGAGGACGGCCTTCTGCAGCTTCTCGGGGTTCTTGGCGTGCTTCTTGCGCAACTCCGCGATCTGCGGGTTGAGCTTGGCGCGCGCCTTCTGGCCGCGGGCCGCGGCGCGCGAGAGCGGGTGGACGAGGAGCCGTACGCAGGCGGTGAACAGCACGATCGCGGCGGCGGTCGCCGAGGCATGGAAGAGCGGGTCGAGCAGGTCGGCGATGTGCGCGACCAACTCGGCGAACAGGGACATGAAAGCGGACATGGAGGAGCCCTCCGGGGGTCTCGTCGTGCCGGGAGAAGAGAGGGCGACGGTCAGCGAGGGCCGGCGTCGCGTCGGCATGACGGCCCGCGAGGGGGCGATCGAAGAGCTGGGAGTGTGCCCCTACGCGGCCGTCAGGACGGGACGGCCGGGTGCTCGGGGGCGCCTGCGGCCCCTGGCGTCGGGGTCGCGTTGAGGCAGGAAGGCGGTGCGCATCTCGCGGTCGCGGATGGCCGTGCGCACTCTGGTGCGGGGCACGGCGGGTGCGCAGCGCGCGGCGATCACGGAGCAAGCGGCGAGCGCGGAGCCCGCGGCGGCGGTCGCGGCGAGCGCGACGGCGGAGGCGAGGCTTCCGGTGTCGACGAGGACGACTTCGACGAGGAGGAGCAGGAGAAGCAGGGCCGGGCGTGCGGCCGCCTTCCCGCTACGGATCACGTCGCGCATGTCTGCCCCCCTCTCGCTCGCGGTGCTTCCGACTACTGTCGTGCCGCCTTCTGACTACTGTCGTACTGCCGTTATACAGGATCCACTTCGACCGGCTGAAGGAGCCTGCGGGGCCGGGCCAGCGCGCGGCTGACCGGATCCTTCGGGTCCGGATCGAGTCCTGGCCCTGGCACCATCTCGACGTCCCTGACGGGGACGAGGCCGCCGCAGGCCGGGCAGTCGCCCCCGGCGCCCAGCTCGGTGCCGCACGCCGCATGGCGGAAGTAGCGCGGCGGCTTCGTGCCGGTGATGTGGTCGCGCCCCCACACCCCGAGCGCGCGGAGCACCGGCCACAGGGCCTCGCCGCGCTCCGTCACCACGTACTCGTGCCGCCTCGGCGCCTCGGGGCACGTCCGTTTGTCGAGGACGCCCGCGGCGACGAGCGCCTGCAGGCGGGCGGCGAGGACGGCGCGCGGAATGCCGAGGTGGACGAGGAAGTCGTTGTACCGCCGCACTCCGTAGAGGGCGTCGCGGACGATGAGCAGCGTCCAGCGCTCGCCGACCACCTCCAGGGCGCGGGCCATCGAGCACTCCTGCGCGGCGTAGTCCTTGCCGAGAGCCATGACCCCACTCTAACCAGTTTCCTCGTACGAGGTTCAGTCATTGAACTCCGAATGCTACGGTCGTCGCACTCGCCGAGTTCAATGACTGAACCTCGAAGGGCTCCGCCATGTCCTCCCGCCTCGCCCGCGCCTCCACCGCCTCGGTACCGACCGCTCCGGCACCGGGCGCCCCCACTTCCCCGCCCGGTACCCCGCACGCCGGCACCCCGCACGCCCGCGCCACCCTCGCCGTCACCAGCGCCGCCACGGCCGTGACCCTCATGACGTACACGGCGCCGATGATCACGCTCCCCGACACGGCCGCCGCCCTGCACACCCCGCTCTCCGCCCAGGCCTGGCTGCTCAACGGCACACCGCTCGGTCTCGCCGCGGTG from the Streptomyces venezuelae genome contains:
- a CDS encoding YidC/Oxa1 family membrane protein insertase yields the protein MSAFMSLFAELVAHIADLLDPLFHASATAAAIVLFTACVRLLVHPLSRAAARGQKARAKLNPQIAELRKKHAKNPEKLQKAVLELHRKEQVSPLSGCLPSLFQLPAFFLLYHLFSSSSIGGEANTLLDHTLFAAPLGGRWTDALADGGVFGAQGLVYVGLFLLVAAVATFNYRRTKSQMAANPLPQGGDQQVPGMGAITKVMPLMSFMTLFTVAVVPLAAALYVVTSTTWSAVERAVLYRDMPGTAGALATAG
- a CDS encoding fumarylacetoacetate hydrolase family protein, coding for MKLLRVGTSGAERPALLDAQGTLRDLSGVVADIDGSVLADAAALDRIRAAADAGDLPVLDADGLRVGPPVGRIGKVVCIGLNYHDHARETGAEPPAEPVVFFKAADTVVGPDDTVLVPRRSVKTDWEVELAVVIGRTARYLESDEEALAHVAGYAVAHDVSEREFQIERGGTWDKGKNCETFNPLGPWLVTADEIADPQALSLKLWVNGELKQNGTTADQIFPVAEVVRYVSQFMTLYPGDVINTGTPAGVAMGQPEPKPYLRAGDVVELEIEGLGRQRQELKDA
- a CDS encoding winged helix-turn-helix transcriptional regulator, which encodes MALGKDYAAQECSMARALEVVGERWTLLIVRDALYGVRRYNDFLVHLGIPRAVLAARLQALVAAGVLDKRTCPEAPRRHEYVVTERGEALWPVLRALGVWGRDHITGTKPPRYFRHAACGTELGAGGDCPACGGLVPVRDVEMVPGPGLDPDPKDPVSRALARPRRLLQPVEVDPV
- a CDS encoding DUF6412 domain-containing protein, which codes for MRDVIRSGKAAARPALLLLLLLVEVVLVDTGSLASAVALAATAAAGSALAACSVIAARCAPAVPRTRVRTAIRDREMRTAFLPQRDPDARGRRRPRAPGRPVLTAA